The stretch of DNA GAATTAGGCAGATGTTACGCGTTTTCTTTGATCTTGAACTGCGCGACCATTTGCTGCATGCCTTCGGCCTGGCGATTGAGATCTTCCGCCGCAGAAGCCGACTGCTCGGCTCCAACCGACGTTTGCTTCGTGATCGTCGCGATGTGCTCCATGTTCTTCGATATCTGCTCCGCCGCCGCCGACTGCTGATCGGCCGCCGTCGCGATCTGAACGATCATATCCATTACCTGAGACGACATCGTGTTGATCTCGGTCAGGCTGCCGCCGGCTTTATCGGCCAACGACTTGCCTTCCTCGA from Candidatus Zixiibacteriota bacterium encodes:
- a CDS encoding methyl-accepting chemotaxis protein, whose product is SGNIVNELAQASDKIGEIIGVIDDIADQTNLLALNAAIEAARAGEQGRGFAVVADEVRKLAERTGKATGEITEMIKGIQNDSGRAVTSMEEAGTMVEEGKSLADKAGGSLTEINTMSSQVMDMIVQIATAADQQSAAAEQISKNMEHIATITKQTSVGAEQSASAAEDLNRQAEGMQQMVAQFKIKENA